One region of Malania oleifera isolate guangnan ecotype guangnan chromosome 6, ASM2987363v1, whole genome shotgun sequence genomic DNA includes:
- the LOC131158296 gene encoding transcription factor MYB1-like: MGRSPCCSKEGLNRGAWTALEDKILTDYIKVHGEGRWRNLPKNAGLKRCGKSCRLRWLNYLRPDIKRGNISPDEEELIIRLHKLLGNRWSLIAGRLPGRTDNEIKNYWNTNLGKKIQDHHQISSPPAASGGKHSGKKIKKSTVDTPAAAQSHQVVRTKAMRCTKAVLNIQPRRVEHFPENCKTEAAAVTEAEQLFVAGGFPGQNPPELSCPCDGFLPDFVTDLNMADLSLADLLNSDFSSDLCDFSCSKGETNEQYLLSPSYSDEALMFSGKMLEDWANNSDFHSCASLLNSGEDWLAK, translated from the exons ATGGGGAGAAGCCCTTGCTGTTCCAAGGAGGGGTTGAACAGAGGGGCATGGACTGCTCTGGAAGACAAAATCCTCACAGACTACATTAAAGTCCACGGTGAGGGAAGATGGAGAAATCTTCCCAAGAATGCAG GTTTGAAGAGATGTGGGAAGAGTTGTAGGCTTCGATGGCTGAACTACTTGAGACCAGATATCAAGAGAGGGAACATTTCACCTGATGAAGAAGAGCTCATCATCAGACTCCACAAGCTCTTGGGAAACAG ATGGTCTCTGATTGCTGGAAGGCTTCCAGGGCGAACAGACAATGAAATAAAGAACTACTGGAACACTAATCTCGGGAAAAAGATCCAAGATCATCACCAGATCTCGTCGCCTCCGGCAGCCAGCGGCGGCAAGCACTCTGGTAAGAAAATCAAAAAGTCAACCGTTGATACACCGGCCGCGGCGCAGTCCCACCAAGTGGTCCGAACCAAGGCAATGAGGTGCACGAAGGCCGTCCTTAACATTCAGCCGCGCAGGGTCGAACATTTCCCTGAAAATTGCAAAACAGAGGCGGCGGCGGTAACAGAGGCAGAGCAGCTCTTCGTCGCCGGCGGTTTCCCGGGACAGAATCCGCCAGAACTTTCCTGTCCATGTGATGGGTTTCTGCCGGACTTTGTGACGGACCTCAACATGGCGGATCTATCGCTAGCGGATCTCCTGAATTCGGATTTTTCATCGGACTTGTGCGATTTCAGCTGCAGCAAGGGTGAAACTAATGAGCAGTACTTGTTGTCGCCTTCTTATTCAGATGAAGCTCTGATGTTCTCTgggaaaatgctggaggattggGCTAACAATTCTGATTTCCATTCATGTGCTTCTTTGCTAAATTCAGGGGAGGATTGGCTAGCAAAATAA